The DNA sequence CGCCGTAGCGCTAACGGTGGGTGTCGGCTGCTTGTACTGGAAGATGTCCGCTTGAGGCACCCTACCCCAACCCCCTCCCTCGTCCTGCAGGCTTACCAGCTTTGAAACGGAGCTGGAGAGGGCGCTCAGCCTCTCCTTTGGCAGGCTTCCGGATGCTATCGCTAGCGCTATGGCCCTAACGGCGAGCGACGTGAAGTAGGTGTCGATGAGCTTCCCGCTTATATCTGAGCCCCATCCCCCCTCGATGGCGCTCTGGATGAGCCAGCTTGTTATTGAGGAGAGCCTACTCCTTGCGGCAGCTACCGTGCTGGGGTCCAGGTTGGCGAAGTTCTGAGCTTGCAGGGCCTCCCCCAGTATGAGGGAAGCGTATATGTTGAACTCCAGGTCCGGGATGGCACCGAACGTGAAACCGCTCTTATCAACGTAGAGCACGCCGTTAACGAACCCGTAACTCCCCCTGGGCACCTCGCTTATGGACTTGAACTCAGGAACCCTGGAGACGCTCGCCATAGGCCCCTCGACGGCCTTCTCTATCGTTGAGCTCGCTTGCAGTTGGAGCGCTGGTGTGAGGAGCAGGAGCAACAGCGGGAGGGACTTAAGTCGCATAGGGAAGTGGGTCCGGACTAGTATATAAGGGAGATTGAGACTGGAGGCAAAATTATCGGAGGCAATAGTCTAAAAAGAAGGGGAGGGGGTTTAGCTGCTGGGCAGCCCCACCGGTACGACGAGCACTGGCTGTATCACTACCTTAGCTGGCACGGTCGTGGGCCTTATACCTATCACTATGACGGCAGGCGCTGTCTTGCCAACGCCGGCGTTGTAGAACGTGCTTATCGTTATGTTAGCCAGCTTCGTCGGATCGGCTAGGGCTATGCTGGCGCTGAGCGTACCGAACCTATCTGTACCAGCTACCACGAGTATCTCCCTGTCCGGGTTCCACGGGTTGCTCTTAGCGTACTGTATCACTCCCAGACCGTTGCCGCCCTCTATCTTGTAGACGTAAGCGGGATCTATGGTCGGGTCTATCAGGCTCAGGGCGTAGGTCAGGTTTATGTCCCTCTCACCAGCAGCGCCGAGCGGGTTGTAGAGCCACGTCACCTTACCATCGGTCTTGTAGAGTATGTAGAGGTTGCCCGTGTCGTTCAGGTACTTCACGAGGCTGTTGACCAGAGGACCACCCACGAGTATGAGCTTCTTGTTCTTGACGTCATCGCTTAAGGTCTTGCCGTCGAAGACCCAGTCGCTCATGTAGGCTATGGGAGCCCTGACGAAGCTGTACACCTCCTCAGGGTTGGCGAAGTTGAAGTACAGGTCCTTGTAGGCATCGGGAGTCACGTCCTCGTACACTGTCTTGCCCTCGGGCGTCGTTATCGGTACGAGCTCGGTTGCTCCCTTGAAGACGCCGTCCTTGTCGCGGTCCTCGACCCTGTCATAGATGCCGGCGAATACGCCAGTGGCGTTTATCGGGTAGAACCAGTTGAGCTGCCAGTGCCACACGGCCGTCGTTACGTCCTCATCCTCTCCAGTGGCGTAAACTTTCTGGTTTAGTAGCTTCGGGCATGTTTCATTATCGGGATAGCCTGAGATATAGCCGGCTAGCTCATCATCAAGCTCATCCTCATAGTCCTTCAGGAACGTCTTGCACTCGACCTCGGTCAGCAGCCTCTCTCCCTGAGTGAAGTTGTATATGCCCCATGTCGGCCCACACTGCGGGCCGCAGTACTCAGCTCCGACGGTGGGCGGCAGCGCAGGGCACTCCTGGTAGGCGGTGACCACACCGCTGACCACGCTAGTGAACCAGAGCTCCTTGCCGCCTACCACGAGCTTGCCGTCCATGTTGAGAGGCTTGTACCATCCGGTCTCGTCCTTGACGAAGATCGTAGCACCCAGGGTACCGCTCTTCACCACCACGTACCACTCATCACCACCTTCGGTGCCTTTGTAGCCGCTTATGCCCAGGAAGGTCTCGTCGGCGGCCAGCTTGCTGATCCAAGGACCGAAGACCTTGCTCGTATCGACTATGTAGCCCTTGGCATCGAAGAAGAGATTCGTGCCAGTTGGATACATACCAGCCTCATATTCTAATCCCATGTTGCCTCCAGCGAACACCCTTGGCCCTGAGGGATCGGGGTAGGTGCTCTTCTCGAGTATCACATCGACGTTCATGCTTCCAATGTCCTCATTTGCAGCATTAGCGTAGTCACTTGAAGATGGGTGAGGCCACCCGTAGTCGCTCTCGAAGAACCATAACGTGTTATCCCAGTCGTATACTCTGTCACCAGTAGTAGGTGCTCCTTTCTTTGGTTCACCGTAGC is a window from the Candidatus Korarchaeum sp. genome containing:
- a CDS encoding S-layer protein, which translates into the protein MRKAYVLAAFLVLLGASLLPAAAYPIHLFPQPFVKDGTIDYDFDGMPDVAIILGSKAAPEDVLGATLIAAKMGSHLYFTNALWVDAKHAAENGITLYHGSFSAQAYGQRYQALDLVGKWETEHLFKGFLWSWDWKAEKPADGDPNPFGKVYPLFGDYVFVPAGVKSKKNPTQITYSIGRKFDPAALKEWVVFATSDGATYYPPAYNDYEKDAYWSQRLYLDCPGIFTFGADAYDSKLNYTQDYTGTITYTWSHAGFYFIHPLNPIDIETGTKVDLPWLGYTLVAKKVEVDDTAETYSVGFTVYKLGTTTPVDYFNIETPRGVTVMPRDDVPTSFQFYLYSIAHRDLYILADINGDGKVSSDERLTTYFGITVRDVDARLDIVTMDFYSLILAPNVYPGYGEPKKGAPTTGDRVYDWDNTLWFFESDYGWPHPSSSDYANAANEDIGSMNVDVILEKSTYPDPSGPRVFAGGNMGLEYEAGMYPTGTNLFFDAKGYIVDTSKVFGPWISKLAADETFLGISGYKGTEGGDEWYVVVKSGTLGATIFVKDETGWYKPLNMDGKLVVGGKELWFTSVVSGVVTAYQECPALPPTVGAEYCGPQCGPTWGIYNFTQGERLLTEVECKTFLKDYEDELDDELAGYISGYPDNETCPKLLNQKVYATGEDEDVTTAVWHWQLNWFYPINATGVFAGIYDRVEDRDKDGVFKGATELVPITTPEGKTVYEDVTPDAYKDLYFNFANPEEVYSFVRAPIAYMSDWVFDGKTLSDDVKNKKLILVGGPLVNSLVKYLNDTGNLYILYKTDGKVTWLYNPLGAAGERDINLTYALSLIDPTIDPAYVYKIEGGNGLGVIQYAKSNPWNPDREILVVAGTDRFGTLSASIALADPTKLANITISTFYNAGVGKTAPAVIVIGIRPTTVPAKVVIQPVLVVPVGLPSS